The stretch of DNA CTTCCCATCACCTTTTAAATCTGCCTCCTGCAGAGCCTGCCCCGATAAACCATTACAAAGTTAATAGATTGCATGTTTCGAGTAAAATCGATAGGCGATTTAATACCTTGTCCACCATTGCTTCCACATCATCATTTGAAAGAGACAGGTCTAGCTCCCTCAGAGTAGCCAGAACCATTTCTTTCAACTGAAGAACACGCGAAAAGCCGATTAAAAAAGTCATTGGAACACGCATTAGATGAATGAATATTGAGAAGGTATTTATTTACTCACCCCTTCCCTTTCAATATAACCAGTATGTCTAAGGTCATACAGCCTGAATGCAACTGTAAAGGCAATTATCTTTCATCAAGAGGATTGGATCGATGTCTTGGCCAAACAATATTTACGTAATTATAAATGAAAGTAGCATAAATAACGTACTAAAATCACAGATACTTTCTATCTACAGAACAAAATATCATAGAAATAGCTATATTATTGGCTTACAGGCAATTTTTTCTGTTTCCGGAGCATCAGGGTGGAAGATGTGCAATGCCCGAACGAATTCTCCGAATTCTATCACCCCATTTCGCTTTACATCAAACAAATCAAatagctgcaaaggcgattgaataaaattttatccTAGTTTGAAATTTGTTGACAACTGCACGAACTCTTGAACTCAGTGGCTGATAACTGGGAAATGTACGTACCCTTTCTGAAAGGAGATTCTGCTCGCTGCTGCAGTTGAAAAGTGCAAGCAAGAAGTCTTCCTGAAACCAAAACACACCAAC from Primulina eburnea isolate SZY01 chromosome 6, ASM2296580v1, whole genome shotgun sequence encodes:
- the LOC140834538 gene encoding calcineurin B-like protein 7 produces the protein MRSLARCFCSSKAKHPPKFEEHAILASETTFNVNEVEALYILFEQLSSSAIDDGFIHKEDFLLALFNCSSEQNLLSERLFDLFDVKRNGVIEFGEFVRALHIFHPDAPETEKIAFAFRLYDLRHTGYIEREGLKEMVLATLRELDLSLSNDDVEAMVDKALQEADLKGDGKIDEEEWKDLVAKNPSLLKNMTLPYLREITLAFPHFVMESEVPDSELVC